The nucleotide window GCACGGTGAGGATGGGAGGGGGAAGATGAATTTTCAGTCTCGTCAGGATCTGGTTGTTAAGAtgaaaacaaagtcattcagagtgggtttggggTAAAATGCTGtagttcactgtagagaaacttataGATACGTATAAATTTGTAAAGTCATTTTTACTATCCCAAATGGCCAGTTCTGAGTTTTTCTATACAGTGTATGGTAAATGGCACCATTCCATTTACCATGGATTATGGTAAATGGTGGtgaaaaggttctgtggcataaaTGACCATCTATTGTGCTTGATGtagcatttcatgtgaccctgcctggtaaagaactcaagccttgccctctGACCCTTAAAAAGTAGAGCACAGATTGACCAGTTTTCGGATGTGAAGGGCCCTGGACCTCAAGagcatggcttgtgactaatgGCTTGTTAGTGATCGCTGTGGCAGTGATGCTAACCCAGTGATAGGGATAGTGATACTGCCGGGGTAGCGATGCTCAGAGAGGCTGGAGGTCACtgcagtagtgctgctaataccGCAAAGGCGTCGCTAACATGTGAGGTTGATGGCCGGCCCGGTAGTGTTGCTGGCGGCAGGTGCGGTAGCAATGCTAGGTGCAGGTGTGGTAGCAAAGCAATAGGTGGCACTTCAGGATATTCGAAGTGCCACCTATTGTACTTTCTACTTAATTCATCTGCTTTGAGTAAATttgtttgactttctctttAATAGGTCAAAAAACTCAACAAGGGTGGAAGTACTTCAGATCCAGTTTTTACTACATCACTACTACGAAGAAGAGCTGGGGAGAGAGCAGAAAGGACTGTGAAGGGAGAGGAGCAGACCTGGTGATCATCAACAGCAGAGAGGAAcaggtgagagaaagagaaagagagagagagagagagagagagagagacagagagagagactcttctCCAGCTGTATCTGTTAACATGGTGTCACACTGTGCTGGATTTCAGGAGTTCATCAATAAAGAATTTGGCAGCAGTGAAGCTTGGATTGGTCTGACAGACTCAGAAACAGAGGGGGTCTGGAAATGGGTGGATGGCTCAATGCTGACCACCAAGTAAGAGaccactgaactgaactctgaCCATGATGCAGTTCTCTTTGTAGATCTAGATGTGAAACAGTGAACAGTCTGATTCTGTGTGTTTCAGCTTCTGGTGGAAGGGAGAACCCAATGATTATCAAAATGAGGACTGTAGTGTAACTGGACTTCAAAGAGCTACACCTGGTGTTGTAGAAACCTGGGCTGATTATCCCTGTGCACACTCCACAGTCTGGATCTGTGAGAAACCTTTAGCTGGGTTGTAACTGAGTGTAAAGCAGAGTGAAGAGCAGAGGATGATGGTAAAGCTCTGCACTAACATCTGTGTGTTTACATGGTACATCTTCCTCACTGCAAATCTACTTCCAGCATTTCTCACTCAGTCAAACTCAGGGAACTCAGGGTGGGGTTGTGAAAGTTTACCGAAAGAAAAGGTAGAAGGTCGAATTCCGACTGATCCTGGTTAATGTCTTGTGTTCGAGGCCTGAATCTCAGATcacacagtgtgtttaactGTAAAAGCTAAAGAGAGGCTAGAATTCCCGCTGTATTCCCACTGTAAAGCTACAACATACAGAGCACAGAATCCACAAGCTGAACGTCTCAAAAGCTTCCAGTGTCTGTTTAAGTGAATGTACATCACTTGGTGCTATCTAAGAGGGTTCAGTGGAGTTCTGCTGGTAATCCGAAATTCATCATCTGAGACCTGCAGTCTTATTTACTGTACCTGTAACAGAATCCAGCTCCATTTTTAATTCTGATTATTTAACACTGGTGCAGCTAAATCTGTCAATTGTAATAAAATGTCCTTGATTtctaaaactgtgtttttggCCTCTTTTGCTAGAACTGCTGACTCACATTTCAGTTCTAATGGAGCTTCTCAGAGTTTACTGGTGGAGAAGAGGGTTCAGTGTGCTGCTGCTCGAATATTTAAGGATCAGCTTTGTGCTGAGAGCCGTTTAAGAAGCCCAGCTCAGAGCTGCTGTGGGACTTGGATACATTTGGTTTCTTTAGAGGTGGTATCAAAAAATATGGTAAAGCTACAAAGCTTCTATCTAAACTATATATCCAAAATAAGGTGGACAGTGGCGCTGGTTCCTATTTAGAATAAGAAAAGTAACTGTTCTTTAACCCTGTGAACACAGAATGAATGTGACCAGAGAACTGAACTCTAcactgttttttaaaaagtattttaattttcttcaaaaaaaacttcaagaaaaggtttttagagaAGAATAATGTTCCTCAAAGagtttcctccacagtttcaaaatgAAGAGCCTTATATAAGCCtatattttaaacagtgtacACCAGCCTTTATGTAAAACCTAAGGGTGAGCGTACACTGTGAACTCTAGATTTTTTATTCTGACCCCCTGTACTCAGGTTATGAGAATACGTGTATGAGCCAACATGATAAGATAAGCTAGATAAGCTAGATCCGGCATCATCAACAATCATGATTAAGCTCCTAAAATATTGAACTTGCGATGACATTCAGACCAATCATCAGCCTTAAAATGTACTTGTGCAATAAGGTTGTGAGattgttattattgatattattcagatattttttattgtacatCAGAAAAACTTCcctactgccatctagtggcatCTTGGTGTAGCTCAGCATTTTAGTGCCTTCTAACAGTGTCTGCTTTTCTAGACCATTCAGTTCCACTCCTTGATCAGTTATCTTATAAGAACAGCTCCCATAAATGAACAGAGCTACTGAACAATCTAATGACTGAGTGAAAACTTAACAGCCCACATTctgtatgatgatgatgataatgatgatgtacAGTGTGTACAGCACAGGTTATTAATACAGTGATTCTATGTTAATACTTGTCTGAAGGCAGTATTTTGAATtgtaaaaagaaacaatgacCTGCAGGTTGCAGGAGTATCTCTCGCAGGAAAGATACTCCTGAGAAACAAGAAGTAGCAGCTACAGCTTCTGTTTTTCTGTAAACAGCGGTAAATCTGTAATTTCTAGATTACACAATATAAGAGCATGA belongs to Salminus brasiliensis chromosome 24, fSalBra1.hap2, whole genome shotgun sequence and includes:
- the LOC140546896 gene encoding CD209 antigen-like protein C isoform X1 yields the protein MAMKMRMDIQNDPLQEQEKERVDRTSALHDGDARYRGVFRMAALCLGVMCILQATLNIALRLHFIPLQTSCTAERQQLQTSNTNLTNANQQLQTKYANLTTERDQLQKERDKLKGSLSELSQKTQQGWKYFRSSFYYITTTKKSWGESRKDCEGRGADLVIINSREEQEFINKEFGSSEAWIGLTDSETEGVWKWVDGSMLTTNFWWKGEPNDYQNEDCSVTGLQRATPGVVETWADYPCAHSTVWICEKPLAGL